A single region of the Silene latifolia isolate original U9 population chromosome 8, ASM4854445v1, whole genome shotgun sequence genome encodes:
- the LOC141594829 gene encoding putative F-box protein At1g53550, giving the protein MNDFASIADIPEEIQSHILSRLPTESLFRCRWVSKHWNTTSTIQAFLLNHSRSYDEHSKLAFVALAPSHSAVWRCNKVISFELASNNTNNNTTTMTVPKATTMGVTIVWDNFTGSGIKTSTEEVFLGYQKYFTDHLMACNSYMSNLCNDLICLYDESSTSVGLLNVRTEDYIHLPAITMNSADQFIRFWYALGFDPVNKVFKVLSINNRSKGYGTKAAILTLGSDNWKPIEYACLPCSVTVDSPYWSSNNSFCFDGVIYWVNETEIDRYAIMLTVVAFDLNSETFRDYELVVEDSGTLRYYLTSLKACPTLFIWKEESDEIQQLTFFNHKNPNAVWNRRSFTSHDFPRIFNHGSPSTCVAGGSILLHRVRPIQSFVEPPEQDFSWWSKWYWYIWSDLEKFAVE; this is encoded by the coding sequence ATGAATGACTTTGCATCAATTGCAGACATTCCCGAAGAAATTCAGTCTCATATCTTGTCGAGGCTGCCAACCGAATCATTGTTTAGATGCAGGTGGGTTTCCAAACATTGGAATACTACATCAACCATACAAGCATTCTTGCTGAACCACTCTCGTTCATACGATGAGCATTCAAAACTTGCCTTTGTGGCACTGGCACCGTCACACTCAGCAGTTTGGAGATGTAACAAGGTTATCTCGTTTGAGCTGGCTAGTAACAACACTAACAACAACACGACGACTATGACTGTACCAAAGGCAACAACAATGGGTGTAACTATTGTGTGGGATAATTTTACAGGCTCCGGGATAAAGACGAGTACCGAGGAAGTATTCTTAGGGTATCAGAAATATTTCACTGATCATCTCATGGCCTGCAATTCTTACATGTCCAATCTATGCAATGACCTAATTTGTCTATATGATGAGTCTTCAACTAGTGTCGGTCTTTTAAACGTAAGAACCGAGGATTATATCCATCTTCCTGCAATAACTATGAATTCTGCGGATCAATTCATCAGATTTTGGTATGCATTGGGGTTTGATCCTGTGAATAAGGTATTCAAGGTTCTGAGCATTAACAATCGAAGCAAAGGGTATGGTACCAAAGCTGCGATACTGACACTTGGATCGGATAATTGGAAACCGATTGAGTATGCATGTTTACCTTGTTCAGTGACCGTGGACTCGCCTTATTGGAGTAGCAACAATAGCTTTTGTTTTGACGGAGTGATTTATTGGGTCAATGAAACTGAAATTGATCGTTATGCTATTATGTTAACTGTTGTTGCTTTTGATCTAAATAGCGAGACGTTCAGAGATTACGAGCTGGTTGTCGAAGATTCTGGGACATTAAGATACTATTTGACATCCTTGAAAGCGTGCCCGACTCTGTTCATTTGGAAGGAGGAAAGTGATGAAATACAACAGTTAACATTCTTTAATCATAAAAACCCGAATGCTGTTTGGAACCGGAGGAGTTTTACTTCACATGATTTTCCAAGAATCTTCAATCACGGCAGTCCATCGACTTGTGTTGCAGGAGGCAGCATTCTGCTACATCGTGTGAGGCCGATTCAGAGTTTTGTAGAACCTCCAGAGCAAGATTTTTCTTGGTGGTCGAAGTGGTATTGGTATATATGGTCTGATCTTGAGAAATTTGCGGTTGAGTAA
- the LOC141594196 gene encoding pterin-4-alpha-carbinolamine dehydratase 2, mitochondrial-like isoform X2: MSRILPPLRLLHLSKSQAQFSPLFHLCADNLQIVIFSSSRVSGLLQNHMQLSKSRKIHCEHRNFGTATELASKKCVPCNSKDLRPMSEEIANELITKVPDWKLINEGEKLKLSRSWKVKTFTKGLEFFQAIADVAEAEGHHPDLHLVGWNNVTIEIWTHSVGGVTENDFILAAKIDNLDLAHLLRITPAK; the protein is encoded by the exons ATGTCACGCATACTGCCACCACTTCGTCTTCTTCATCTCTCTAAATCTCAA GCTCAATTCTCTCCATTGTTTCATCTCTGTGCTGATAATTTGCAAATTGTAATTTT CTCAAGTTCCCGAGTCAGTGGATTGTTACAGAACCATATGCAACTGTCAAAATCTAGGAAGATTCATTGTGAACATAGAAACTTCGGCACTGCTACAG AATTGGCGTCGAAGAAATGTGTTCCTTGTAACTCCAAGGATTTACGTCCTATGTCTGAAGAAATAGCGAATGAGTTGATCACAAAG GTTCCTGATTGGAAACTGATCAACGAAGGAGAGAAATTGAAGCTGAGTCGCTCGTGGAAAGTGAAGACTTTCACAAAAGGGCTGGAGTTCTTCCAGGCCATAGCTGATGTTGCAGAAGCAGAAG GCCACCATCCGGATCTCCACCTTGTGGGTTGGAACAATGTGACAATTGAAATATGGACACATTCTGTTG GTGGAGTCACAGAAAATGACTTCATACTAGCTGCGAAAATTGATAATCTGGACCTTGCGCACCTTCTCAGGATTACGCCTGCTAAATAG
- the LOC141594196 gene encoding pterin-4-alpha-carbinolamine dehydratase 2, mitochondrial-like isoform X1, translated as MSRILPPLRLLHLSKSQAQFSPLFHLCADNLQIVIFSRHNFHLGSLDITSGCYQPMSLVTCTQALSPINSSYNEKWKPVRQELASKKCVPCNSKDLRPMSEEIANELITKVPDWKLINEGEKLKLSRSWKVKTFTKGLEFFQAIADVAEAEGHHPDLHLVGWNNVTIEIWTHSVGGVTENDFILAAKIDNLDLAHLLRITPAK; from the exons ATGTCACGCATACTGCCACCACTTCGTCTTCTTCATCTCTCTAAATCTCAA GCTCAATTCTCTCCATTGTTTCATCTCTGTGCTGATAATTTGCAAATTGTAATTTT TTCTCGacacaattttcatcttgggtcattggACATAACTTCCGGATGTTATCAGCCCATGAGTTTGGTTACGTGCACTCAGGCACTCAGCCCCATTAACTCGTCTTATAATGAAAAGTGGAAACCTGTAAGGCAGG AATTGGCGTCGAAGAAATGTGTTCCTTGTAACTCCAAGGATTTACGTCCTATGTCTGAAGAAATAGCGAATGAGTTGATCACAAAG GTTCCTGATTGGAAACTGATCAACGAAGGAGAGAAATTGAAGCTGAGTCGCTCGTGGAAAGTGAAGACTTTCACAAAAGGGCTGGAGTTCTTCCAGGCCATAGCTGATGTTGCAGAAGCAGAAG GCCACCATCCGGATCTCCACCTTGTGGGTTGGAACAATGTGACAATTGAAATATGGACACATTCTGTTG GTGGAGTCACAGAAAATGACTTCATACTAGCTGCGAAAATTGATAATCTGGACCTTGCGCACCTTCTCAGGATTACGCCTGCTAAATAG